From a single Pseudobutyrivibrio xylanivorans genomic region:
- the rsxA gene encoding electron transport complex subunit RsxA, translated as MSYFTGLVLLLVASAIVNNVVLSQFLGLCPFLGVSKRVETAAGMGGAVIFVITIASFVASLIYKFILAPTGFEYMQTIVFILVIAALVQFVEMVLKKNVPSLYKSLGVYLPLITTNCAVLGTAINNVTNNYDILESVINGFGVAVGFTIAIVIMAGIREKIEYNDIPETFKGSAIVLITAGLMAMAFLGFSGVI; from the coding sequence ATGAGTTACTTTACAGGATTAGTACTTTTATTAGTAGCATCTGCAATTGTAAATAACGTTGTGCTTTCTCAGTTCCTTGGTCTTTGTCCTTTCCTTGGTGTTTCAAAGAGAGTTGAAACAGCTGCAGGTATGGGCGGAGCGGTTATTTTCGTTATTACAATCGCATCTTTTGTTGCATCGCTCATTTATAAGTTTATTCTTGCGCCTACTGGTTTTGAGTACATGCAGACAATCGTTTTCATCCTTGTAATTGCAGCACTTGTTCAGTTTGTTGAGATGGTTTTAAAGAAGAATGTTCCATCATTATATAAGTCACTTGGTGTATACCTTCCACTTATTACTACAAACTGTGCAGTTCTTGGTACTGCAATCAATAATGTTACTAACAACTACGATATTCTCGAGTCTGTTATCAATGGTTTTGGCGTTGCAGTTGGTTTTACAATTGCAATCGTTATCATGGCAGGTATCAGAGAGAAAATCGAATACAACGATATCCCAGAGACCTTCAAGGGCTCAGCTATTGTTCTTATCACAGCAGGACTTATGGCTATGGCTTTCCTTGGATTCTCTGGAGTAATATAA
- the rsxE gene encoding electron transport complex subunit RsxE yields the protein MNKYIERLYNGLWKENPTFVLMLGMCPTLAVTTSAINGIGMGLSTTVVLVLSNMMISALRNIIPDRVRMPAFIVVVASFVTMVQFLMEGFTPSLYSSLGIYIPLIVVNCIILGRAESYASKNPVIPSMFDGIGMGLGFTVGLTLIGMVREILGNGSVFGAEISILNDFHIALFGLAPGAFFVLGTLVAVMNVVRKNMEAKGKPLPAVQGCLGGDCSGCTLSTACTGKSMTHHVAEVPPVDPKDVAKPTPVADPVKQTANAKNEEDVEKSGSDSSYADNDIAGKEENK from the coding sequence ATGAATAAGTATATTGAAAGATTATATAATGGTCTCTGGAAGGAGAATCCAACCTTCGTATTGATGCTTGGTATGTGTCCAACACTTGCTGTTACCACATCAGCAATCAATGGTATTGGTATGGGACTTTCAACAACAGTTGTTCTTGTTCTTTCGAATATGATGATTTCTGCTCTTAGAAATATCATTCCTGACAGAGTAAGAATGCCTGCATTCATTGTTGTAGTTGCTTCCTTCGTTACAATGGTACAGTTTTTAATGGAAGGCTTTACACCTTCACTTTATTCATCACTTGGAATTTACATTCCACTTATCGTTGTTAACTGTATCATCTTAGGTCGTGCAGAGAGCTACGCATCTAAGAATCCAGTAATTCCATCTATGTTCGATGGTATTGGTATGGGACTTGGTTTCACAGTTGGACTTACACTTATTGGTATGGTTCGTGAAATCCTTGGTAATGGTTCCGTATTTGGCGCTGAAATTTCTATCCTTAATGATTTCCATATCGCATTATTTGGACTTGCACCTGGTGCATTCTTCGTTCTTGGAACTCTTGTAGCAGTAATGAATGTTGTTCGTAAGAATATGGAAGCAAAGGGTAAGCCACTTCCTGCAGTTCAAGGATGCCTTGGAGGAGATTGTTCAGGCTGTACACTTTCAACTGCCTGCACCGGTAAGTCCATGACTCACCATGTAGCTGAGGTTCCACCAGTTGATCCAAAGGATGTTGCAAAGCCAACACCAGTAGCTGACCCAGTTAAGCAGACAGCAAACGCAAAGAATGAAGAGGATGTTGAAAAATCAGGTTCTGATTCTTCTTATGCTGATAACGATATTGCAGGAAAGGAGGAGAATAAATAA
- a CDS encoding RnfABCDGE type electron transport complex subunit G has translation MNKLVKDALVLTCITVVAGFALGLVYEITKTPIANAKIAALQEAYQSVFADAASFEPIEDFDSNAATEIVQAAGYTDDTIDNVAKAVDASGNVLGYVITDTTKAGYGGSITFSIGITNDSVINGYSITSISETAGLGMKATDTGEGSFASQFVNRNAEIFTVTKTGASSSSEVDAISAATITSKAMTNGIDACVTYFNSLVGGAANE, from the coding sequence ATGAATAAATTAGTTAAAGACGCTTTGGTTCTTACCTGTATCACAGTTGTTGCAGGCTTCGCTCTTGGTCTTGTTTATGAGATTACAAAGACTCCAATTGCAAATGCAAAGATTGCTGCATTGCAGGAAGCTTACCAGTCAGTTTTTGCTGACGCAGCTTCTTTTGAGCCAATCGAAGATTTTGATTCAAATGCAGCTACTGAGATAGTTCAGGCAGCTGGTTACACAGATGATACTATTGATAATGTCGCAAAGGCTGTAGATGCAAGCGGAAATGTTCTTGGTTATGTAATCACAGATACAACAAAAGCTGGTTACGGCGGCTCAATCACATTTTCGATTGGTATTACTAATGATAGTGTTATCAATGGATATTCAATAACTAGCATCTCCGAGACAGCTGGTCTTGGTATGAAGGCTACAGATACCGGCGAAGGTTCATTTGCTTCACAGTTTGTAAACCGCAATGCTGAGATATTTACTGTCACAAAGACAGGTGCTTCATCTTCATCAGAGGTTGATGCAATTTCTGCAGCGACTATCACATCAAAGGCTATGACAAATGGCATCGACGCATGTGTAACCTACTTTAATTCTTTAGTAGGAGGTGCTGCAAATGAATAA
- a CDS encoding RnfABCDGE type electron transport complex subunit D — MSELLRVSSSPHVRAKDDTSRIMLYVIIALMPTTIYGIFNFGLRALLLILVCILTCVLSEYLFELATHKKNTIKDLSAVVTGLLLALNLPYTLPVWQAVLGSVFAIVVVKMLFGGIGQNFMNPALGGRAFLLISFAGTMTHFEYDGYASATPLQLLKQGETVNTFNMLLGRTGGTIGETSALLILLGAIILILFGVINLWIPGTYILSFVLFISLFGGHGFDTGYIVAHLCGGGLMLGAFFMATDYATSPVTPLGRVVFGICLGVLTGLFRLYGNSAEGVSYAIIFCNLLVPLIERVTVPRAFGIPKASKPKEVKANE; from the coding sequence GTGAGCGAATTATTAAGAGTATCTTCATCTCCACATGTGAGAGCGAAGGATGATACTTCTCGTATCATGTTATACGTAATAATTGCCCTCATGCCAACTACCATCTATGGTATATTCAATTTTGGCCTCAGGGCATTATTACTAATTCTTGTATGTATTCTGACTTGCGTGCTTTCAGAGTACCTATTTGAATTAGCAACACATAAGAAAAATACAATCAAGGACCTGAGTGCAGTAGTAACAGGATTACTCCTTGCACTGAATCTGCCATATACACTTCCAGTTTGGCAGGCTGTACTTGGTTCAGTTTTTGCAATCGTTGTTGTTAAGATGTTGTTCGGTGGTATAGGACAGAATTTCATGAACCCAGCTCTTGGTGGCCGTGCATTTCTTCTTATTTCATTCGCTGGAACAATGACACATTTTGAATATGATGGTTATGCAAGCGCTACACCACTTCAGCTTTTAAAGCAGGGTGAGACAGTAAACACATTTAATATGCTTCTCGGTCGTACAGGTGGTACAATCGGTGAAACAAGTGCTCTTTTGATTTTGCTTGGAGCAATCATTCTTATACTTTTTGGAGTTATAAATCTTTGGATTCCTGGAACTTATATTTTAAGCTTTGTTCTCTTTATTTCTTTATTTGGTGGACATGGCTTTGATACAGGATACATTGTTGCTCATCTTTGCGGTGGTGGTCTTATGCTTGGTGCATTTTTCATGGCTACTGATTACGCAACATCTCCAGTTACTCCTCTTGGCAGGGTGGTATTTGGAATCTGCCTCGGTGTACTTACCGGTCTTTTCAGATTATATGGTAACAGCGCAGAGGGTGTAAGCTACGCAATTATTTTCTGTAACCTTCTTGTTCCTCTTATCGAGAGAGTTACAGTTCCTAGAGCCTTTGGCATTCCTAAGGCAAGCAAACCAAAGGAGGTGAAGGCTAATGAATAA
- the rsxC gene encoding electron transport complex subunit RsxC, with protein MSLKTFKGGVHPYEGKELSKMKPIKELKPQGDLVFPLSQHIGAPATACVNVGDTVLRGQKIAEAGGFVSAPIYSSVSGTVKAIEPRRVATGDMVNSIIIENDGAFIEKGFEGCSDYTKLSNEDIIKKIQEAGIVGMGGAGFPTHVKLSPNNPENIEFIIANCAECEPYLTSDYRSMVEEPDKLITGMKIILQLFPKAKGLLGIEDNKSDVIESLTALCADEPRIEVVPLLTKYPQGGERQLINACTGREINSKMLPADAGCIVDNVATIIAVYNAIVEGKPVIDRVFTVTGDSIMEPRNFRICIGTSCKELLEAAGGYVKEPKKLISGGPMMGFALLDVDVPTTKTTGALLALSEDEVSMFETTACINCGRCVEACPENLIPGRLAKFSEHGDKEKFEKWYGLECIECGSCSFACPARQPLAQQIKTMKKTILADKRKKK; from the coding sequence ATGAGCCTTAAAACATTTAAGGGTGGCGTTCATCCATACGAAGGCAAAGAATTGTCTAAGATGAAGCCAATCAAAGAGTTGAAACCACAAGGCGACCTGGTATTTCCATTGTCGCAACACATCGGTGCACCTGCAACTGCGTGTGTGAATGTGGGAGATACTGTTCTTAGAGGTCAGAAGATTGCAGAAGCTGGCGGATTTGTATCAGCTCCAATTTATTCTTCTGTTTCAGGTACAGTAAAAGCAATTGAGCCAAGGCGTGTAGCCACAGGCGATATGGTGAACTCTATCATTATTGAAAATGATGGTGCGTTCATCGAAAAGGGTTTTGAAGGTTGTTCGGATTACACCAAACTTTCAAACGAAGATATTATTAAAAAGATTCAGGAAGCTGGAATTGTAGGTATGGGTGGCGCTGGTTTCCCTACCCATGTTAAGTTATCTCCAAACAATCCTGAAAACATCGAGTTCATTATTGCAAACTGTGCAGAATGTGAACCATATCTTACATCTGATTACCGTTCAATGGTAGAAGAGCCAGATAAGCTCATTACAGGTATGAAGATTATCCTCCAGCTTTTCCCTAAGGCTAAAGGTCTTCTTGGAATCGAGGATAATAAGAGTGATGTTATCGAAAGTCTCACAGCGCTTTGTGCTGACGAGCCAAGAATTGAGGTTGTACCTCTCTTGACTAAATACCCACAGGGTGGAGAGCGTCAGCTTATTAATGCATGCACTGGCCGCGAGATTAATTCAAAGATGCTTCCAGCTGATGCTGGCTGTATTGTTGATAACGTTGCTACAATCATTGCAGTTTACAATGCAATTGTTGAAGGTAAGCCTGTTATTGACAGAGTCTTTACAGTTACTGGTGATTCTATCATGGAGCCTCGCAACTTCAGAATTTGCATCGGTACAAGTTGCAAGGAGCTTCTTGAAGCTGCCGGTGGCTATGTTAAGGAGCCTAAGAAGCTTATCTCAGGCGGTCCTATGATGGGATTTGCTCTTTTAGACGTTGATGTTCCTACCACAAAGACTACAGGTGCATTGCTAGCGCTTTCAGAGGATGAGGTTTCAATGTTTGAAACTACAGCCTGCATTAATTGCGGAAGATGCGTTGAAGCATGTCCTGAAAATCTTATTCCTGGTCGTCTTGCTAAATTTTCTGAGCATGGTGACAAAGAAAAGTTTGAGAAATGGTACGGCTTAGAGTGTATAGAGTGCGGCAGCTGCAGCTTTGCATGTCCTGCAAGACAGCCGCTTGCTCAGCAGATCAAGACCATGAAGAAGACTATTCTAGCAGACAAGAGAAAGAAGAAATAG
- a CDS encoding ribonuclease H-like domain-containing protein, with translation MEIINNCYEINNSSYSLEKYFNSDTIFFDIECTGLSPRKSFIYMIGYATRLGNKINITQLLANDESEEIEILEEFERVLENYEKLLGFNSTRFDESFIVERCRKYKLYTKIKTKYHTDMYLASTKAKCLLNLPNYKQKTIEEFLGLHRDDKYNGGELIPVYQRYSLTRDEEAKQLILLHNFEDVKGMIYIADILCYSDLLTSDIRYINHEFDEDKLRIELETDITLPSSINKIREYGIYIIKENRIYVTLNLFKGSLYTFLPDYKNYYYLESEGIIIPRSLGESMDKSLRRPATRRDCKVALDNSFVALPKGIDIGCTRVFKENYDSKESFICVNDIREDILVKITRYMLKH, from the coding sequence ATGGAAATAATAAATAATTGTTATGAAATTAACAACAGTAGCTATTCTCTTGAGAAATATTTCAACAGTGACACAATCTTTTTTGACATAGAATGTACCGGCCTTTCTCCAAGAAAATCTTTCATTTATATGATTGGTTACGCGACTCGTCTAGGAAACAAAATCAATATCACACAGCTTCTGGCTAATGATGAATCTGAAGAAATAGAAATCCTTGAAGAATTTGAAAGAGTTCTTGAGAATTACGAAAAGCTTTTGGGCTTCAATTCAACCCGTTTTGATGAATCATTTATAGTAGAACGATGTAGGAAGTATAAACTTTATACAAAAATAAAAACAAAATACCATACAGATATGTATCTCGCTTCTACCAAGGCAAAATGTCTTTTGAATTTGCCTAATTATAAGCAAAAGACAATCGAGGAATTCTTAGGCTTACATCGTGATGATAAATATAATGGTGGCGAACTTATTCCTGTATATCAAAGATATTCATTAACTCGAGATGAAGAAGCAAAGCAGCTTATCCTTTTACATAATTTTGAAGACGTTAAGGGAATGATTTACATTGCAGATATACTTTGCTATAGTGATTTGCTCACATCGGATATACGATATATAAATCATGAATTTGATGAAGATAAGCTTAGAATTGAGCTTGAAACAGATATTACTCTTCCATCTTCAATTAATAAAATTCGTGAATACGGTATATATATCATAAAAGAAAATCGTATATACGTTACTTTAAATCTATTCAAAGGAAGTCTATACACGTTTCTTCCTGATTATAAAAATTACTATTACCTGGAATCAGAAGGGATTATAATTCCTCGTTCATTAGGCGAAAGCATGGATAAATCCCTCCGCCGCCCTGCCACTCGAAGGGATTGCAAAGTTGCTTTGGATAATTCTTTTGTAGCACTGCCAAAGGGGATAGATATTGGATGCACTCGAGTATTTAAAGAAAACTACGATTCGAAAGAATCATTCATTTGCGTAAATGATATTAGAGAAGATATTCTCGTGAAAATTACTCGCTATATGTTGAAGCATTAA
- a CDS encoding CheR family methyltransferase, with the protein MDNYENFKKEVHNLTKIDLSSYKEKQMRRRIDSLVAKHKCKEYHDYVMLLKSDKEVFDEFVNFLTINVSEFYRNPEQWELMSKEFIPELMKKSGQNLKIWSAACSTGDEPYSLVMCLSKHIPLNKIKILATDLDKQVIATAKVGLYSAKSIANVPDDLKKKFFTQVGSSYQISDEVKKCVEFKEHNLLRDPYPSNYDMIVCRNVLIYFTDEAKTEVYSKFCKSLRQNGILFIGSTEQVIDYKDLGYKRRYSFYYEKV; encoded by the coding sequence ATGGATAATTACGAAAACTTTAAGAAAGAAGTTCACAATCTTACTAAAATTGATTTAAGCTCTTACAAGGAGAAACAGATGCGTCGTCGTATCGACTCACTGGTTGCTAAGCATAAATGTAAGGAATATCATGATTATGTAATGCTTTTAAAGAGTGATAAAGAGGTTTTTGATGAGTTTGTAAACTTCCTTACGATAAATGTTTCTGAGTTTTATCGTAATCCAGAGCAGTGGGAGCTTATGAGTAAGGAGTTTATTCCTGAGCTTATGAAGAAATCTGGTCAGAATCTTAAGATTTGGAGTGCAGCCTGCTCTACAGGCGATGAGCCTTATTCTCTTGTTATGTGCCTATCTAAGCATATTCCTTTAAATAAAATCAAGATTCTTGCTACTGATTTGGACAAGCAGGTTATTGCAACCGCAAAGGTTGGACTTTATAGTGCGAAGAGTATTGCAAATGTACCTGATGATTTAAAGAAAAAATTCTTTACACAGGTTGGAAGTTCTTATCAGATTAGTGATGAAGTAAAGAAATGTGTAGAGTTTAAAGAACATAATCTTCTTAGAGATCCTTATCCTAGTAATTACGATATGATTGTGTGCAGAAATGTATTGATTTACTTTACTGATGAAGCCAAGACAGAAGTTTATAGCAAGTTCTGTAAGTCATTGAGACAGAATGGAATTTTGTTTATTGGATCTACAGAACAGGTTATTGACTACAAAGACTTGGGATATAAGAGAAGATATTCATTCTACTATGAAAAAGTATAG
- the rpsA gene encoding 30S ribosomal protein S1 → MSEMSFEQMLEESFKTIHNGEVVDGTVISVKPDEIVLNIGYKSDGIITRSEYTNESNVDLTTVVKEGDQLSAIVVKVNDGEGQVLLSYKRLAQEKGNERLAEAFENGEVLTATVDKVLKGGLTVVVDEARVFIPASFVSDVYEKDLGKYQGQEISFVITEFDPKRRRIIGNRKTLLVADRAKAQEELMAKIAVGQEFEGTVKNVKDFGAFIDLGGADGLLHISEMSWGRVENPTKTLNVGDTIKVFVKEIKDGKIALSCKFDNENPWNGAADKYAVGTVVKGKVVRMKDFGAFVELAPGIDALLHVSQISKDRIEKPSDVLSIGQDIEAKVVEFNDDEKKISLSMKALLEPETAEADEAEVADVNIEEVAASEE, encoded by the coding sequence ATGTCAGAAATGAGCTTTGAACAAATGTTGGAGGAATCCTTCAAAACTATACACAATGGAGAGGTAGTAGACGGTACTGTTATCAGTGTTAAGCCTGATGAAATCGTATTAAACATTGGTTACAAGTCAGACGGAATCATTACACGTTCTGAGTACACTAACGAGTCTAATGTTGATCTTACTACTGTTGTTAAAGAAGGCGACCAGCTTTCTGCTATTGTCGTAAAGGTAAATGATGGCGAAGGTCAGGTTCTCTTATCTTACAAGAGACTTGCACAGGAAAAGGGTAACGAGAGATTAGCTGAAGCATTTGAGAACGGTGAAGTTCTTACAGCTACAGTTGATAAGGTACTTAAGGGTGGCCTTACAGTTGTTGTTGATGAGGCTAGAGTATTTATTCCTGCTTCATTTGTTTCAGATGTTTATGAGAAGGATCTTGGAAAGTACCAGGGTCAGGAAATCAGCTTTGTTATTACAGAATTCGATCCAAAGCGTCGTAGAATTATCGGTAACAGAAAGACTCTTCTTGTTGCAGATAGAGCAAAGGCTCAGGAAGAGCTTATGGCTAAGATCGCTGTTGGTCAGGAATTCGAAGGAACAGTTAAGAATGTTAAGGACTTTGGCGCATTCATCGATTTAGGTGGTGCTGATGGTCTTCTTCACATCTCAGAGATGAGCTGGGGCCGTGTTGAGAATCCTACAAAGACTCTTAACGTTGGCGATACAATCAAGGTATTTGTTAAGGAAATCAAGGACGGCAAGATTGCACTTTCTTGCAAGTTCGACAACGAGAACCCATGGAACGGTGCTGCTGACAAGTATGCTGTTGGCACAGTTGTAAAGGGTAAGGTTGTTCGTATGAAGGATTTTGGTGCCTTCGTAGAGCTTGCTCCTGGTATCGATGCACTCCTTCACGTTTCTCAGATTTCTAAGGACCGTATTGAGAAACCATCTGATGTTCTTTCTATCGGACAGGATATCGAGGCAAAGGTTGTTGAGTTCAACGATGATGAGAAGAAGATTAGCCTTTCAATGAAGGCACTTCTTGAGCCAGAGACAGCTGAAGCTGATGAGGCAGAGGTTGCTGACGTAAATATCGAGGAAGTTGCTGCTTCTGAGGAGTAA
- the ispH gene encoding 4-hydroxy-3-methylbut-2-enyl diphosphate reductase: protein MKVTLAESAGFCFGVQRAVDVVNKQISEGTKPLYTYGPIIHNEEVVREFESNGVKVMEENSSEDYPAGTVIIRSHGVTRAVEEALKSKGHNIIDATCPFVKKIHRAVDEHSKAGEHIVIIGNPEHPEVRGIVGWINGNDYTVIPDEQAAVDFSVNTHVPICIVSQTTFNHNKFQELVEIINQKGYHIIVLNTICDATNKRQVEAAEIAAKVDAMLVIGSKNSSNTQKLYEICKTKCNNTYYIQTADDMKPSDLSSIESVGITAGASTPNNIIEEVQKKCQK from the coding sequence ATGAAAGTTACTTTAGCTGAATCTGCTGGCTTTTGCTTTGGTGTACAAAGAGCAGTGGATGTGGTAAACAAACAAATATCAGAGGGGACAAAGCCTCTATATACTTATGGTCCAATCATTCATAATGAAGAAGTTGTTCGTGAGTTTGAATCAAATGGTGTAAAGGTTATGGAAGAGAACTCCTCTGAGGACTATCCTGCAGGCACTGTTATTATTCGTTCACATGGTGTGACCCGCGCAGTTGAAGAGGCCCTTAAGTCTAAAGGACATAATATTATCGATGCTACCTGCCCATTTGTTAAAAAGATTCATCGTGCAGTTGATGAACATTCAAAAGCGGGGGAGCACATTGTGATTATTGGTAACCCAGAGCATCCTGAGGTTCGTGGAATTGTTGGCTGGATTAATGGAAATGATTACACAGTTATACCCGATGAACAAGCAGCTGTGGATTTTTCAGTAAATACTCACGTGCCTATTTGTATTGTGTCTCAAACCACCTTTAATCATAATAAATTTCAAGAATTAGTTGAAATTATAAACCAAAAAGGTTATCATATTATTGTTTTGAATACAATATGCGATGCGACTAACAAGAGGCAGGTTGAAGCCGCTGAAATAGCAGCCAAGGTTGATGCTATGTTAGTAATTGGAAGCAAGAACTCTTCCAATACGCAGAAGTTGTATGAGATATGCAAAACAAAATGCAACAATACTTACTATATACAGACGGCTGATGACATGAAGCCTTCTGACCTTAGTTCCATTGAAAGTGTAGGTATTACCGCAGGGGCATCCACCCCAAACAATATTATCGAGGAGGTTCAAAAGAAATGTCAGAAATGA
- the cmk gene encoding (d)CMP kinase, producing MAMNVAIDGPAGAGKSTIAKAIAAKMGYVYVDTGAMYRAMALYFLRSNISKDDETKISSVVDDITVSIKYEDGAQHVILNGEDVTGLIRTEEVGNMASATSVYGPVRTKLVALQQELAKTTDVIMDGRDIGTVVLPNADVKIFLTASVECRAKRRYDELVAKGQDADFAKIAKDIEERDYRDSHREISPLRQAEDATLVDSSNMTIDEVVDTIISYIEGK from the coding sequence ATGGCAATGAATGTAGCAATCGATGGACCTGCTGGTGCAGGTAAATCTACAATAGCAAAGGCTATTGCAGCAAAGATGGGATATGTTTACGTTGACACTGGAGCAATGTATCGTGCAATGGCTTTATATTTTTTGCGTTCAAACATATCAAAGGATGATGAGACAAAGATCTCATCTGTAGTTGATGATATTACTGTTTCAATAAAATATGAGGATGGTGCTCAGCACGTTATCCTTAATGGCGAGGATGTTACAGGCCTCATTCGTACTGAGGAAGTTGGAAATATGGCAAGTGCCACTTCAGTATACGGGCCAGTTCGAACAAAGCTTGTTGCATTACAGCAGGAGCTTGCTAAGACAACTGATGTTATTATGGATGGTCGTGATATCGGTACGGTTGTGCTTCCAAATGCTGATGTAAAGATTTTCCTTACAGCATCTGTAGAGTGCCGTGCAAAAAGACGTTATGACGAGCTTGTTGCAAAGGGACAGGATGCAGACTTTGCTAAGATTGCTAAGGATATTGAGGAAAGAGATTACAGAGATTCTCACCGAGAAATCAGCCCTCTTAGACAGGCTGAGGATGCAACTCTTGTGGACAGCTCAAATATGACTATCGATGAAGTTGTAGATACTATTATTTCTTATATTGAAGGTAAATAA
- a CDS encoding NAD(P)/FAD-dependent oxidoreductase: MSNVLVIGGGAAGMMAAYAAGMCGHSVKLLEKNEKLGKKIYITGKGRCNFTNACDIEDFFKNVVSNPKFLYSAMYTFGPESMIDFIEIHGTPTKVERGNRAFPVSDHASDITKALDKALKEVGVEVLLHTEVESLHIEAGKVTGVSLKNGKNLTCDHVVVATGGLSYRTTGSTGDGIKWAKSAGLAISDTRPALVPLNTAESYIPSMQGLALKNVNLTIFDEKKKLYDSFGEMLFTHFGVSGPLVLSASSIIGKILQKKGKLKAFIDLKPALSNDELDARILRDFNDNMNKHLSSVIRGLLPSSMVPVIIEIMDYDDSRQINSVTKEERAELVSLLKAFPFTITGLRDYNEAIVTQGGVSVKEIDPSTLKCKTIEGLSFVGEVLDLDAYTGGFNLQIAWSTGYLAGLSI, encoded by the coding sequence ATGTCAAATGTTTTAGTTATTGGTGGCGGCGCTGCTGGAATGATGGCTGCTTACGCTGCAGGGATGTGTGGACATTCCGTAAAGCTTCTTGAAAAAAATGAGAAGCTTGGAAAAAAGATTTATATTACTGGCAAGGGACGTTGCAATTTTACCAATGCCTGTGATATAGAAGATTTCTTTAAGAATGTTGTTTCTAATCCTAAATTTTTATATTCTGCCATGTATACCTTTGGACCAGAGTCGATGATTGATTTTATCGAGATTCATGGCACACCTACAAAAGTTGAAAGAGGTAATCGCGCTTTTCCTGTTTCTGACCACGCCTCAGATATCACTAAGGCTTTGGACAAGGCTTTGAAAGAGGTTGGTGTGGAAGTCCTTCTTCACACAGAGGTTGAATCACTTCATATTGAAGCTGGAAAGGTTACTGGGGTTAGCTTAAAAAATGGCAAGAATCTGACATGTGATCATGTAGTTGTTGCAACTGGTGGTTTATCTTATCGTACTACTGGTTCGACAGGTGATGGAATTAAATGGGCCAAGTCAGCAGGACTTGCAATTTCAGATACACGGCCTGCTTTAGTTCCGCTTAACACTGCCGAAAGCTATATTCCTTCAATGCAGGGACTGGCTCTCAAAAATGTCAATCTTACTATTTTCGATGAAAAGAAAAAGCTTTATGACAGCTTCGGAGAGATGTTATTCACTCACTTTGGAGTGAGTGGTCCGCTTGTTCTTTCTGCCAGCTCAATTATCGGAAAGATTTTGCAGAAAAAGGGTAAGCTAAAGGCATTTATTGATTTGAAGCCTGCATTATCAAATGATGAATTGGATGCTAGAATTCTTCGTGATTTTAATGATAACATGAACAAGCACCTAAGTTCAGTTATCAGAGGACTACTTCCTAGTTCAATGGTTCCTGTGATTATCGAGATTATGGATTATGATGACAGTCGTCAAATCAATTCTGTCACAAAAGAGGAAAGAGCAGAGCTTGTATCTTTGCTTAAGGCATTTCCTTTTACGATTACAGGACTTCGTGATTATAATGAAGCAATCGTCACTCAGGGTGGAGTATCTGTAAAAGAGATTGACCCATCCACCTTAAAGTGTAAAACTATTGAAGGCCTTTCATTTGTTGGAGAGGTGCTTGATTTAGATGCCTATACTGGAGGATTTAATTTACAAATTGCCTGGTCAACTGGATATTTGGCCGGATTATCAATTTAG